One window from the genome of Nicotiana tomentosiformis chromosome 5, ASM39032v3, whole genome shotgun sequence encodes:
- the LOC104087798 gene encoding two-component response regulator ARR17-like, translated as MERFASSASSLSISRGIIASDEPHVLAVDDNLVDRKLVEKLLKKSSCKVTTAEDGLRALEYLGLGAHHDSSTNCNGSKVNMIITDYCMPGMTGYELLKKIKESSIMKDVPVVIMSSENIPTRINQCMEEGAQIFMLKPLKHSDVERLRCQIMQC; from the exons ATGGAGAGGTTTGCTTCTTCTGCTTCATCGTTATCAATTTCAAGAGGAATAATTGCAAGTGATGAACCCCATGTGCTAGCTGTGGATGACAATCTTGTTGATCGTAAACTTGTCGAGAAGTTACTCAAGAAATCCTCTTGCAAAG TAACTACTGCAGAAGATGGTCTGAGGGCTTTGGAGTACTTGGGTTTGGGAGCACATCATGACAGCTCTACAAATTGCAAT GGTTCGAAAGTTAATATGATAATAACAGATTATTGCATGCCAGGAATGACAGGTTATGAACTGCTTAAGAAAATCAAG GAATCATCGATCATGAAGGATGTGCCGGTTGTGATAATGTCATCCGAGAATATCCCAACTCGAATTAATCA ATGCATGGAAGAAGGAGCTCAGATTTTCATGCTGAAGCCTCTGAAGCACTCCGATGTCGAAAGGCTGAGATGTCAAATAATGCAATGCTGA
- the LOC104087790 gene encoding uncharacterized protein gives MRYRKDKCDLIIGGLVLIVGSWVMGVKGSIHEYKNEAFIPRFNSFFFHGGSEGLYASKVQDSPLPLPLSDDTNNKPLNGKSFIRFETITFRRTKEAANKQNEMQQSTGIVEAIIVEVKDRNMIGGSYLNSEAICCTPALAKDGSCKVGEVIIHQDSENPGWPKRIQTSFEGKNEEANMVLQTVEINKTGMYYLYFMFCNPELQGTLISGRSVWRNPEGYLPGKMAPLMTFYGLMSLAYLILGLLWFLRFVQHWKDIIQLHYHITAVIGLGMCEMALWYFEYANFNATGSRPMGITMWAVTFSAIKKTVSRLLLLVVSMGYGVVRPTLGGITSKVLLLGVVYFLASEALELVEHLGNINDFSGKARIFLVLPVALLDSCFIVWIFSSLSKTLEKLQIRRSVAKLELYRKFTNSLAVSVLLSVAWIGYELYFNASDPLSELWRRAWIIPAFWTILAYLLLTVICILWAPSNNPTRYAYSGETLDDEEEGLSLTGSGVIVGGDLVSKLERKERKASIAADHVFGLGEVLEEDKRE, from the exons ATGAGATATAGAAAGGATAAATGTGATCTGATAATTGGAGGACTAGTGTTAATTGTGGGCAGTTGGGTAATGGGAGTAAAAGGGTCGATCCATGAGTACAAGAATGAAGCTTTTATTCCTCGTTTTAATTCATTCTTCTTCCATGGTGGTAGTGAAGGTCTTTATGCTTCTAAGGTGCAAGATTCTCCCCTTCCCCTTCCCCTTTCTGATGACACCAATAATAAACCCCTTAATGGCAAGTCTTTCATCAG GTTTGAGACAATCACCTTTAGAAGAACAAAGGAGGCTGCAAATAAGCAAAATGAGATGCAGCAGAGTACTGGAATTGTTGAAGCCATAATAGTCGAGGTCAAAGACAGGAATATGATTGGAGGATCCTATCTTAATTCCGAGGCAATATGTTGCACCCCTGCTCTTGCCAAGGATGGATCCTGCAAGGTAGGAGAGGTTATAATCCATCAAGATTCTGAGAACCCTGGGTGGCCAAAGCGGATTCAGACGTCCTTTGAAGGAAAGAATGAAGAGGCTAATATGGTACTCCAGACTGTCGAGATCAACAAGACTGGaatgtattatctctattttaTGTTCTGCAATCCAGAACTCCAGGGGACATTAATTAGTGGTAGAAGTGTTTGGAGAAACCCAGAAGGCTATCTACCTGGGAAGATGGCACCACTAATGACATTTTATGGTTTGATGTCTCTAGCGTACCTCATTCTTGGTCTCTTGTGGTTTTTACGTTTCGTACAACACTGGAAGGATATAATACAGTTGCACTATCACATTACTGCCGTGATAGGTCTTGGAATGTGTGAAATGGCTCTTTGGTATTTTGAATATGCAAATTTTAATGCCACAGGTAGCAGGCCAATGGGAATTACCATGTGGGCCGTTACCTTCAGTGCTATAAAGAAGACCGTCTCACGTTTACTTCTTCTAGTGGTTTCAATGGGTTATGGTGTTGTACGGCCCACACTGGGCGGTATAACCTCAAAGGTACTTCTTCTGGGTGTGGTATACTTTCTAGCTTCTGAAGCCTTGGAGCTGGTTGAACATTTGGGAAATATCAACGACTTCTCCGGAAAAGCGAGAATCTTTTTGGTGTTACCCGTTGCTTTATTAGATTCCTGCTTCATTGTATGGATATTTTCCTCATTATCCAAAACTTTAGAGAAGCTTCAG ATTCGTAGAAGCGTGGCCAAGCTTGAACTGTACCGAAAGTTTACCAATTCTCTAGCAGTTTCAGTTCTGCTCTCTGTTGCTTGGATTGGCTATGAG CTGTACTTTAATGCAAGTGATCCATTGAGTGAATTGTGGCGAAGAGCCTGGATTATCCCTGCTTTCTGGACCATACTAGCGTACTTGCTTTTGACGGTGATATGCATTCTCTGGGCTCCTTCGAATAACCCAACCAG ATACGCATATTCAGGGGAGACTcttgatgatgaggaggagggtCTGTCCCTCACAGGCAGTGGAGTAATAGTGGGAGGAGATCTTGTGTCTAAACTGGAAAGGAAGGAGAGGAAGGCATCTATTGCAGCAGATCATGTGTTTGGGCTAGGAGAAGTTCTTGAGGAGGATAAAAGAGAATGA